From one Bacteroides intestinalis DSM 17393 genomic stretch:
- a CDS encoding glycosyl hydrolase family 28-related protein yields the protein MKTFSKLGTAAMMVLLTVLPANVACVRAQKQQVIQQSIKTLYPTKDWAISDFVVTAPEFGAKAVPGFDNRAAFQAAIDAAYKNGGGVVYIPAGNYEFRSTQVGVKNVRVRRGRSEENKKFHFEFVLRLHPGVQLRGDWADPASNDGKVLGTILEVRVGKDAPNHDGSVESWWNDGQAGNALRTTYTSIADRFIEMNAGTGVTNLSIWYPEQDIKDVKPYPWTLFQTQGDCATIEHVTLVNAYNGFNSAPSELHYVLDSYMTALNKGIEVHVCTDIGRIENVRISPEYWAKSGLPGAPSLADVTAYTKANGTGYQMHRSDWEYVSDLLVSGYKTGVWIGREPGFADAPNAQLYEVHVDGCGNGLYVEDVNPYGILISNSSFAAGEGDNAVYFYKDFSTSVQFNGVDFNGPIVSDGRDGVISFESCTFNEYPDYALKINSGNVLLSQCDFKKSTGHVYLGADTYTLKSVNSGYKSKLQIDNHSTAADVEVITGKKYTFAPIPKNIKTNIAVHPKPASDNVLKADLARATGYNNNRPTRDVSAELQSALDAVKAAGGGTLYLPAGRYLVDQPIKVPAGVELRGSWDVQHHTQSGGTALFTNYDGGATGESGASLIQLEAGAGIRGITLAQLNIASDGFTAANPRKTPFMIQGQGPKVYIINVTIAVGDKGIDLASYDTSGHYVDYLGGVPLRAGIWVGGGAEGGFIRNMQLNPHYGSRLPEGGQGYPRVSMMRFVQSNCSALKFADVKNQTIFNNFVYGSVYGIHFLKDAITGKYPGKMTVIGHGSDGCTYSLFVEDADKDTKIVAINSELVNTQIPNEPVRSYVLMGDKVNTDKVHPNAKLVLYNSAFWGSPVFGAIINNGIVSFQQANFTRSGQGVDVRGGKAHVYTSYFAQRMGRAATGDDGYAKLGEQGKSIELTNNYYVSGFRFSKAGTGLIYGSDKK from the coding sequence ATGAAAACATTTTCTAAGTTAGGAACGGCGGCCATGATGGTCCTCTTGACGGTGCTTCCTGCAAATGTGGCCTGTGTGCGGGCGCAAAAGCAGCAAGTGATTCAACAAAGTATCAAAACCCTTTATCCCACAAAAGACTGGGCCATATCCGACTTTGTCGTGACTGCCCCTGAGTTCGGTGCCAAAGCCGTGCCGGGATTTGACAACCGGGCTGCCTTCCAGGCGGCTATCGACGCAGCCTACAAGAATGGCGGCGGTGTGGTCTATATACCCGCCGGAAACTACGAGTTCCGTAGCACGCAGGTCGGCGTCAAGAACGTCAGGGTTCGTCGGGGGCGTTCGGAGGAAAACAAGAAATTCCACTTCGAGTTCGTTCTCCGCCTCCATCCCGGTGTGCAGCTTCGTGGCGACTGGGCCGACCCCGCTTCCAACGACGGGAAAGTGCTCGGAACCATCCTTGAGGTGCGTGTGGGCAAGGATGCGCCTAATCACGACGGAAGCGTGGAAAGCTGGTGGAACGACGGACAGGCGGGCAATGCGCTGCGCACTACCTATACCAGCATTGCCGACCGGTTCATAGAAATGAACGCGGGTACCGGAGTTACGAATCTCTCCATCTGGTATCCCGAACAGGACATCAAGGATGTGAAACCCTATCCGTGGACGCTCTTCCAGACTCAGGGAGATTGCGCCACGATAGAGCACGTCACCCTTGTGAATGCTTACAACGGTTTCAACTCCGCACCGAGCGAACTGCATTATGTGCTGGACAGTTACATGACCGCTCTCAACAAAGGCATCGAAGTGCACGTATGTACCGACATCGGCCGTATCGAGAATGTCCGCATCAGCCCCGAATACTGGGCCAAGTCCGGCCTTCCGGGTGCACCCTCCCTTGCCGACGTGACGGCCTACACCAAGGCGAACGGCACGGGATACCAAATGCACCGTTCGGACTGGGAATATGTGTCCGATCTGCTTGTATCGGGCTATAAGACAGGCGTATGGATAGGACGCGAACCCGGCTTTGCCGATGCGCCGAACGCCCAGTTGTACGAGGTGCACGTGGACGGTTGCGGAAACGGATTGTACGTTGAGGACGTCAACCCCTACGGCATACTTATATCCAACTCTTCCTTTGCCGCCGGTGAGGGCGACAATGCCGTGTACTTCTACAAGGATTTCAGCACCTCCGTGCAATTCAACGGAGTGGACTTCAACGGGCCTATCGTAAGCGACGGCCGCGACGGAGTCATTTCGTTTGAAAGCTGCACATTCAATGAATATCCCGACTATGCCCTGAAGATAAACAGCGGTAATGTACTGCTGTCGCAATGCGACTTCAAGAAGAGCACCGGACATGTGTACCTGGGTGCGGATACGTATACGCTGAAGTCGGTTAATTCGGGCTATAAGTCCAAATTGCAGATTGACAACCACAGCACTGCTGCCGACGTGGAGGTTATCACCGGAAAGAAATACACTTTCGCCCCGATTCCTAAAAACATAAAGACCAATATCGCCGTGCATCCGAAACCTGCATCGGACAATGTGCTGAAAGCAGACTTGGCAAGGGCAACGGGTTACAATAACAATCGCCCCACCCGGGATGTATCGGCCGAGTTGCAGTCCGCACTCGATGCCGTGAAAGCTGCCGGTGGAGGTACGCTATACTTGCCTGCCGGAAGATATCTGGTGGACCAACCCATCAAAGTTCCTGCGGGAGTGGAACTGAGAGGTTCTTGGGATGTGCAGCATCACACACAAAGCGGCGGTACGGCCCTGTTTACCAATTATGACGGTGGTGCGACAGGCGAAAGCGGAGCTTCGCTCATACAGCTCGAGGCCGGTGCCGGTATCAGGGGCATCACGCTGGCCCAGCTCAACATCGCTTCCGATGGTTTCACGGCTGCAAATCCGCGAAAGACTCCGTTCATGATACAGGGACAGGGGCCGAAGGTGTACATCATCAACGTAACCATAGCGGTGGGCGACAAAGGTATAGACCTGGCTTCGTATGACACCAGCGGACATTATGTAGATTATCTGGGTGGCGTGCCCCTGAGGGCAGGCATCTGGGTGGGCGGCGGAGCCGAAGGCGGGTTCATCCGCAACATGCAGCTCAATCCCCACTACGGTTCAAGACTTCCGGAAGGCGGACAGGGTTATCCGAGAGTATCCATGATGCGTTTTGTACAGTCTAATTGCAGTGCGCTTAAATTTGCGGACGTCAAGAACCAGACTATCTTCAATAACTTTGTTTATGGTTCGGTATATGGAATACATTTCCTGAAAGATGCCATCACGGGCAAGTATCCGGGCAAGATGACCGTAATAGGACATGGCTCCGACGGATGTACTTATTCTCTGTTTGTGGAAGATGCGGACAAGGATACCAAGATAGTTGCCATCAACTCGGAACTGGTCAATACGCAGATTCCGAACGAGCCGGTTCGGTCGTACGTCCTCATGGGGGATAAGGTGAACACGGACAAGGTGCATCCCAATGCCAAACTGGTGTTGTACAACAGTGCATTCTGGGGCAGTCCTGTGTTTGGGGCGATAATAAACAATGGTATCGTATCGTTCCAGCAGGCCAACTTCACACGTTCCGGTCAGGGCGTGGATGTAAGAGGTGGCAAAGCGCATGTGTACACTTCTTATTTTGCCCAACGAATGGGAAGGGCGGCTACCGGAGATGATGGGTATGCAAAGCTCGGCGAACAGGGTAAATCAATAGAACTGACTAACAATTATTATGTCTCCGGATTCCGGTTCAGCAAGGCGGGGACGGGACTGATTTACGGTTCTGATAAGAAGTAA
- a CDS encoding PA14 domain-containing protein codes for MKKYSPLAFLFSLLFAVSAYAGEGRYTLPLTGGGWSLWLDKEASWQNDRLYLPHEITDLSLLPVNTPTGGWQALNDNLDAVSVEVPGTVEEYLTTSDNPRPEDFKGVSWWYRKITIPADQANKRHLIYFESVRMRAEVYLDGKLVAYDLIGETPFHVDITKEAKPGTEQLLAVRVTNPGGNFHWQDFDIQKWGEYNIPPARSFSGIIGRVKLESVNPVFISDIYMQNTPEPTKVNAIISFTNETPSSVKQDVELTVSEKNRPDKVVFRQLLKHVSFPPGKREMMIPVSVSDAKLWDLDTPELYTCNIQIKKGKNTLDRDKKNFGFRWFSAEGVGTDAVLRLNGRRVMLRSAISWGYFPVTGLIATPEMAEKQVLTAKKLGLNMLNFHRCIGSPVVLEKTDELGLLYYEEPGSFHSANHDPFIRTIVNEKLKRMVHRDRSHPSLIIFNLINEFGGPLSRDKELVAKRMNDMREAHAVDPGRIMTFTSGWAGSEDREEDSKSHMLPFDTTLYRKGWFDNHRAGGPETYVESYYKGPKDNIMYTTNRKEIYVRGEEGAISTPPRIQMIYNQISNSGKTGWDGLFWKSQYKAFTDYFQRKGLAPHFGTLDSLTRVMGNVSFEHQGRRIEGMRMQNLGDAYMVNGWEAMPYDNHSGIVDIYRNPKGDASILAYYNQPLYMAVASRNQVVRLPGSAAVDFYIVNEKDLKGNHTLEIQMIAPDGKVVYTREEKVNLKGGETFGQLLLENVEIPVNAQEGTYRIEAAIKADNRQICARGHDEVVAVGWQASDLSGNGAYYGDGDDKVAAFYKKETGKELPAFSSGQGKLDWLVVNRPLLDEPGVIPPAYFKDKGGNSTLKVTWYSEGDMNIVASVKPDMDINRTFVDGAQPDASVPANQPFSVVWEGELYPSESGQYLLGVETNRGVRMYVNGQQLIDEYYNESPIKQDRPVIMEAGKPVKVRLVYRQTRQSGKIQLKWSQPSATAIAPEKLFDRVKNDGTTLILLGATETWMQAVADYTHIAYNGYYNVGKDWIGGIHFVKKHPLFDGLPVDVALNWPYQSVVRNGDRRFGFRVQGEDLVVGSYRSTPFELGTAVGVIPCGKGKIIFSALDIADNLNDLSGPAEVARKILCNYIKYSSHENIF; via the coding sequence ATGAAAAAGTATTCTCCTTTGGCTTTCCTTTTTTCCCTGCTCTTCGCCGTTTCGGCTTATGCGGGTGAGGGAAGATACACGCTTCCATTGACGGGAGGCGGCTGGTCGCTGTGGCTCGACAAAGAAGCAAGTTGGCAGAACGACCGCCTTTACCTTCCCCACGAGATAACAGACCTGTCATTGCTGCCTGTGAATACACCCACAGGCGGCTGGCAAGCTCTGAACGATAACCTCGATGCCGTATCCGTAGAAGTACCCGGCACGGTAGAGGAGTATCTCACCACTTCGGACAATCCCCGTCCGGAAGATTTCAAAGGAGTAAGCTGGTGGTATCGCAAGATTACGATACCTGCCGACCAGGCGAATAAACGCCACCTTATTTACTTCGAATCCGTCAGGATGCGCGCCGAGGTGTACCTCGACGGCAAGCTCGTGGCTTACGACCTAATTGGTGAGACTCCTTTCCACGTGGACATCACCAAGGAGGCAAAACCTGGAACGGAGCAACTGCTTGCCGTACGCGTCACTAACCCCGGCGGTAACTTCCACTGGCAGGACTTCGACATACAGAAGTGGGGAGAATACAACATCCCTCCTGCCAGAAGCTTCAGCGGCATCATCGGCCGTGTCAAACTGGAAAGTGTGAACCCCGTATTCATTTCCGATATTTATATGCAGAATACCCCGGAGCCGACCAAGGTGAACGCCATCATATCCTTTACCAACGAAACCCCATCAAGTGTGAAGCAAGATGTGGAGCTGACGGTAAGCGAGAAGAACCGTCCGGATAAAGTCGTGTTCCGCCAACTGCTGAAGCACGTCTCTTTTCCTCCGGGAAAGCGTGAAATGATGATTCCGGTAAGCGTGTCCGATGCCAAACTGTGGGACCTCGATACGCCCGAACTCTACACCTGCAACATTCAGATAAAGAAAGGCAAGAATACCCTCGACCGAGATAAGAAGAACTTCGGCTTCCGCTGGTTCTCTGCGGAAGGTGTCGGCACGGACGCAGTGCTGCGCCTGAACGGTCGCCGCGTGATGCTGAGAAGCGCCATCAGTTGGGGCTACTTCCCGGTTACGGGACTGATAGCCACACCCGAAATGGCCGAGAAGCAAGTCCTCACCGCCAAGAAGCTGGGTTTGAATATGCTGAACTTCCACCGTTGCATCGGCAGTCCCGTGGTGCTGGAAAAGACCGACGAGCTGGGGTTACTTTATTATGAGGAACCGGGTTCGTTCCATTCCGCCAATCACGACCCGTTTATCCGTACCATCGTGAACGAGAAACTGAAACGCATGGTACACCGCGACCGCAGCCATCCGAGTCTTATCATCTTTAATCTGATTAATGAGTTTGGCGGTCCGTTGTCACGTGATAAGGAGCTTGTTGCCAAGCGAATGAATGACATGCGCGAGGCTCATGCCGTGGACCCCGGTAGAATTATGACCTTCACCTCCGGCTGGGCGGGAAGCGAAGATAGGGAAGAAGATTCCAAATCGCACATGTTGCCGTTCGATACGACGCTGTACCGGAAAGGCTGGTTCGACAACCACCGTGCCGGAGGTCCCGAAACCTACGTGGAGAGTTACTACAAAGGCCCTAAAGATAACATCATGTACACCACCAACCGCAAGGAAATCTACGTGCGCGGTGAGGAAGGAGCTATTTCCACGCCTCCCCGCATCCAGATGATATACAATCAGATTTCAAACAGCGGCAAAACCGGTTGGGACGGCCTTTTCTGGAAGAGCCAGTACAAGGCTTTCACCGACTACTTCCAACGGAAAGGGCTTGCGCCCCACTTCGGTACGCTCGATTCTCTGACGCGGGTGATGGGCAACGTCTCATTCGAGCATCAGGGCAGACGCATCGAAGGCATGAGAATGCAGAACCTGGGCGATGCCTACATGGTGAACGGCTGGGAGGCCATGCCTTACGACAATCATTCCGGCATTGTGGACATCTATCGTAATCCCAAAGGAGATGCCTCCATCCTGGCATACTATAACCAGCCTCTGTATATGGCCGTTGCATCGCGCAACCAGGTGGTGCGGCTTCCGGGAAGCGCAGCGGTGGACTTCTATATCGTGAACGAGAAAGACCTGAAAGGCAATCATACTCTTGAAATCCAGATGATTGCTCCCGACGGAAAGGTGGTTTATACCAGAGAGGAGAAAGTAAACCTCAAGGGAGGTGAAACCTTCGGACAGCTGTTGCTGGAGAATGTGGAGATTCCCGTCAACGCACAGGAAGGTACCTACCGCATAGAAGCTGCCATCAAGGCGGACAACCGGCAGATATGCGCCCGTGGGCATGATGAGGTGGTTGCCGTCGGCTGGCAAGCATCCGATTTGTCCGGCAACGGGGCCTATTATGGAGATGGCGATGACAAAGTGGCCGCTTTCTATAAAAAAGAAACGGGCAAGGAACTTCCCGCTTTCAGTTCCGGACAGGGCAAACTGGACTGGCTGGTTGTCAACCGTCCGTTGCTGGACGAACCGGGGGTTATTCCTCCCGCCTATTTCAAGGACAAGGGTGGCAACTCAACCCTGAAAGTGACCTGGTACAGCGAGGGAGACATGAATATTGTGGCCTCCGTGAAGCCGGATATGGATATTAATCGTACATTTGTAGATGGTGCGCAACCCGATGCCTCCGTTCCTGCCAATCAGCCTTTCTCTGTGGTATGGGAAGGGGAACTCTATCCGTCCGAGTCCGGCCAGTATCTGCTTGGGGTTGAAACGAACCGTGGTGTACGCATGTACGTCAACGGTCAGCAGCTGATTGACGAATATTACAATGAATCCCCCATCAAGCAGGATAGACCGGTGATAATGGAAGCCGGCAAACCGGTAAAAGTGCGGCTGGTATATCGCCAGACCCGTCAGTCGGGCAAGATACAGCTGAAATGGTCGCAGCCGAGTGCAACCGCCATTGCTCCGGAGAAACTGTTCGATCGGGTTAAGAATGACGGAACAACATTAATCCTCCTCGGCGCTACCGAAACCTGGATGCAGGCCGTGGCAGACTATACCCATATTGCCTATAACGGTTATTATAACGTAGGGAAAGACTGGATTGGCGGAATCCATTTCGTGAAAAAGCATCCTTTGTTCGACGGCCTTCCGGTGGATGTTGCCTTGAACTGGCCCTACCAGTCGGTGGTGCGGAACGGTGACCGCAGATTCGGTTTCCGTGTGCAGGGAGAAGACTTGGTGGTAGGCTCCTACCGGAGTACTCCGTTCGAGTTGGGCACCGCCGTAGGCGTCATTCCCTGCGGCAAGGGCAAAATCATCTTCTCTGCACTGGACATTGCAGATAATCTGAACGACCTCTCCGGGCCTGCAGAAGTAGCCAGGAAAATATTATGTAACTATATCAAATACTCTTCTCATGAAAACATTTTCTAA
- the xyl3A gene encoding xylan 1,4-beta-xylosidase: MKKFFVTFCLSAVALVATAQNEPYRNPNLSPSERAWDLLKRMTLEEKISQMKNGSPAIERLGIPAYDWWNEALHGVARAGKATVFPQAIGLAATFDNQAVYETFDIVSDEARAKYHDFQRKGERGGYKGLTFWTPNINIYRDPRWGRGMETYGEDPYLTSLMGLAVVKGLQGNGAGKYDKAHACAKHYAVHSGPEWNRHSFDSKNISQRDLWETYLPAFKTLVTEGKVKEVMCAYNRFEGEPCCSNKQLLIRILREDWGYDDIVVSDCGAIGDFYYPNHHETHPSAEAASADAVVSGTDLECGGSYSSLNEAVKKGLITEDKINESVFRLLRARFQLGMFDDDTLVSWSEIPYSVVESKEHVDKALEMARKSMVLLTNKNNSLPLSKSIRKVAVLGPNANDSVMLWANYNGFPTKSVTILEGIRSKLPEGAVYYEKGCDFVSTQTLFSDFDCCSYNGKKGVKATFWNNKKLEGAPAATGHFSEPLNFGNGGNTVFMPGVNLTDFSARFESVFTPKESGEVSFIVSADDGARLYIDGKEVISDWKDGFSKDKEYSLNAVKGKSYKVVLEFYQASGEAVLKFDIGTKKEIDYNKVAAKAAEADAIIFVGGLSSALEGEEMPVDLPGFKKGDRTNIDLPRVQEEMLKALKKTGKPVIFVVCSGSTLALPWEAENLDAMLEAWYPGQQGGTAVADVLFGDYNPAGRLPLTFYASDSDLPDFEDYNMSNRTYRYFKGKPLFPFGYGLSYTTFDYGKAKVDKKSIKTGDSMTLTIPLKNTGKMDGDEVVQVYLRNPADKEGPIKMLRAFRRVSLKAGQAENIQIELPASTFECFNPATNRMEILPGNYELLYGGTSDGKSLQKVAVTLKK; the protein is encoded by the coding sequence ATGAAGAAATTTTTTGTAACCTTTTGTTTGAGTGCTGTAGCCCTGGTGGCTACAGCACAAAATGAGCCCTACAGAAACCCGAACCTGTCACCCTCGGAGCGGGCATGGGACTTGCTGAAGCGTATGACTTTGGAAGAGAAAATCAGTCAGATGAAGAACGGCTCACCGGCTATCGAACGCCTCGGAATACCGGCGTATGACTGGTGGAATGAAGCACTGCACGGAGTGGCACGTGCCGGAAAGGCCACCGTCTTTCCGCAGGCCATAGGTCTTGCCGCCACCTTCGACAATCAGGCTGTTTATGAAACCTTCGACATTGTATCCGATGAAGCCCGTGCCAAATACCATGACTTCCAGCGTAAAGGCGAGCGGGGTGGTTACAAAGGATTGACTTTCTGGACTCCGAACATCAATATCTACCGTGACCCGCGATGGGGACGCGGTATGGAAACATACGGGGAAGACCCTTATCTGACCTCTCTCATGGGACTGGCCGTGGTAAAAGGCCTGCAAGGCAACGGTGCCGGAAAATATGATAAAGCCCATGCCTGTGCCAAGCATTACGCCGTACATAGCGGTCCGGAATGGAACAGGCATAGTTTCGACTCCAAGAATATCTCTCAACGCGATTTGTGGGAAACCTATCTGCCCGCCTTCAAAACCTTGGTGACGGAAGGAAAAGTAAAAGAGGTGATGTGTGCCTACAACCGCTTTGAAGGTGAGCCTTGCTGCTCCAACAAGCAACTCTTGATTCGTATCCTGCGCGAAGACTGGGGATATGATGACATTGTTGTTTCCGACTGTGGGGCCATCGGAGATTTCTACTACCCCAATCACCACGAAACCCATCCGTCGGCTGAGGCAGCTTCTGCCGATGCCGTGGTTTCAGGAACAGATTTGGAATGTGGCGGCAGTTATTCTTCCTTGAATGAAGCCGTAAAGAAAGGACTGATTACGGAAGATAAGATAAACGAATCCGTCTTTCGCTTGCTGCGTGCCCGCTTCCAATTGGGCATGTTCGATGACGATACACTCGTGTCCTGGTCCGAGATTCCATACTCGGTTGTAGAATCGAAGGAACACGTGGACAAGGCTTTGGAGATGGCACGTAAGAGCATGGTATTGCTGACTAATAAGAACAATTCCTTGCCATTGAGCAAATCCATCCGTAAGGTGGCGGTGCTGGGACCCAATGCCAATGACTCTGTAATGCTTTGGGCAAACTATAACGGTTTCCCCACCAAGTCCGTTACCATTCTTGAAGGTATCAGGAGCAAACTCCCGGAAGGTGCCGTGTACTATGAGAAAGGTTGCGATTTTGTAAGCACCCAAACCCTGTTCAGCGATTTCGACTGCTGCTCGTACAATGGTAAGAAAGGTGTCAAAGCTACTTTCTGGAATAATAAGAAGTTGGAAGGCGCTCCCGCGGCTACCGGTCACTTCAGCGAACCGCTCAACTTCGGCAATGGTGGCAATACGGTGTTTATGCCTGGCGTGAACTTAACCGATTTCTCGGCACGCTTTGAATCGGTATTTACCCCGAAAGAATCGGGAGAAGTATCTTTCATCGTTTCCGCCGATGACGGTGCCCGTTTATACATTGATGGAAAAGAAGTTATCTCCGACTGGAAAGACGGATTCTCAAAAGATAAGGAATATAGTCTGAATGCTGTGAAAGGCAAGAGTTATAAGGTTGTATTGGAGTTCTACCAGGCCAGTGGAGAAGCTGTCCTGAAGTTCGATATAGGTACTAAGAAAGAGATAGATTATAATAAGGTGGCTGCCAAAGCCGCCGAAGCCGATGCAATCATCTTTGTAGGCGGACTTTCATCCGCATTGGAAGGTGAGGAGATGCCTGTGGATCTTCCCGGTTTCAAGAAAGGCGACCGCACTAACATCGACCTGCCCCGCGTACAGGAAGAAATGCTGAAAGCTCTGAAGAAGACCGGCAAACCGGTTATCTTCGTTGTATGTTCGGGCAGCACGTTGGCATTGCCCTGGGAAGCCGAAAATCTGGATGCAATGCTCGAAGCATGGTATCCCGGTCAGCAGGGAGGCACAGCCGTGGCCGATGTCCTGTTTGGCGACTATAACCCTGCCGGACGCTTGCCGCTTACTTTCTATGCTTCGGACAGTGACCTTCCCGATTTTGAAGACTACAACATGAGCAACCGCACCTACCGTTACTTCAAAGGCAAACCGTTGTTCCCCTTCGGATACGGATTGAGCTATACAACCTTTGACTACGGCAAGGCCAAGGTGGACAAGAAGAGCATCAAGACCGGTGATAGCATGACTCTGACCATACCATTGAAGAATACCGGAAAGATGGACGGCGATGAAGTGGTGCAAGTCTATCTGCGCAATCCTGCTGATAAAGAAGGCCCGATAAAGATGTTGAGAGCTTTCCGCAGAGTTTCTTTGAAAGCCGGTCAGGCGGAGAATATTCAGATTGAATTGCCTGCCTCCACATTCGAGTGCTTTAATCCGGCCACCAACCGGATGGAAATCCTCCCCGGAAACTACGAACTGCTTTATGGCGGAACTTCGGACGGGAAGTCTTTACAGAAGGTGGCGGTCACGTTGAAGAAGTAA
- a CDS encoding DUF5010 domain-containing protein, giving the protein MKKITKYILLIAAVLFIGCSDSNDDTYPPKKPDTEEPELEPEKPGEDDIPEHNAILGSLCGFEGDLRKGKNYKGEDRPTTYYNVPLFEAVPEGSEDGWWDNLVEEIAYSGLDYIAANCRGLQPSYPKKYVDHGDPTHIKQLIEAMERRGVADKFKVAIFDDCPASWEAARNEDLGRGYAGYSADNPGQRKPYPLKDIAVDTKEFQDSIYQYIWDYNIRLAFQNIPEKYIFKYNGRPVVYFWGCSFVGDVPGKLSYILKRVREDCIKEFGMDPLLIIDQDWGKRDNTLTAATEVVGGINNWFNMDNPYTVRTFKDLTIGVGIPGFLVNDKKGNKMFVDADHGRLLQKALTYSVKNRANLIFLEGFTDVLENAAYWRSTDEVYYDYPNQRLNILRKWSSNPYPKEFKVEAEACDYFEDKSSGNSGGQYRKGDLDIKKCNDVYEGWCVTATESGEWLKWVELPFSAGNSVVKLRYSALSAVKIRFDIDKKEGSVVELPATGGTWKEIDAATVNFEKKGWREVVLNIISGDADLNYFTIVAE; this is encoded by the coding sequence ATGAAGAAAATAACAAAATATATATTGCTTATTGCAGCCGTTTTATTTATAGGATGTTCGGATAGTAATGACGACACATATCCCCCAAAGAAACCGGATACTGAAGAACCGGAGCTGGAACCCGAAAAACCGGGTGAAGATGATATACCGGAACATAACGCCATCCTGGGCTCTTTATGTGGCTTTGAAGGCGATTTGCGCAAAGGAAAGAATTATAAAGGCGAAGACAGGCCGACTACTTATTACAATGTCCCCCTGTTTGAGGCGGTACCCGAAGGCTCGGAAGATGGCTGGTGGGATAATCTGGTAGAGGAAATCGCATATAGTGGATTGGATTATATTGCTGCCAACTGCCGTGGCTTGCAGCCTTCTTATCCTAAAAAGTATGTAGACCATGGTGACCCTACCCACATAAAGCAACTGATAGAAGCCATGGAACGCCGTGGTGTGGCCGACAAGTTTAAGGTAGCCATTTTCGATGACTGCCCTGCCTCGTGGGAAGCTGCGCGTAACGAAGATTTAGGGCGCGGTTATGCCGGTTACAGTGCCGATAATCCGGGACAGCGCAAACCCTATCCGTTGAAAGATATTGCGGTTGATACCAAAGAGTTCCAGGATTCCATTTATCAGTATATCTGGGATTACAATATCCGTCTGGCTTTTCAGAATATTCCGGAGAAGTATATCTTTAAATACAACGGACGTCCGGTAGTCTATTTCTGGGGTTGTAGCTTTGTCGGAGATGTGCCCGGCAAACTGTCATATATCCTGAAACGTGTGCGCGAAGATTGTATTAAAGAGTTCGGCATGGACCCGTTGTTAATCATCGACCAGGACTGGGGTAAGCGCGACAATACGCTGACTGCCGCAACAGAAGTTGTCGGTGGCATAAACAACTGGTTCAATATGGATAATCCCTATACTGTGCGCACCTTCAAGGACCTGACGATTGGGGTGGGTATTCCCGGTTTCCTTGTAAACGATAAGAAAGGAAACAAGATGTTTGTCGATGCAGACCATGGACGGTTATTGCAAAAGGCTCTGACTTACTCTGTGAAGAACCGTGCCAATCTGATATTCCTGGAAGGATTTACCGATGTGCTGGAAAATGCAGCTTATTGGAGAAGTACAGATGAAGTCTATTACGACTATCCCAACCAACGCCTGAATATTTTGCGGAAATGGAGCAGCAACCCCTATCCGAAAGAGTTCAAGGTCGAGGCTGAGGCGTGCGACTACTTTGAAGATAAATCTTCGGGAAACAGTGGCGGGCAATACCGCAAAGGAGATTTGGACATAAAGAAGTGTAACGATGTCTACGAAGGCTGGTGTGTGACGGCTACGGAATCCGGCGAATGGCTGAAATGGGTGGAACTTCCTTTCAGTGCGGGCAATTCGGTTGTCAAGTTACGTTATAGTGCCCTGTCTGCCGTGAAGATTCGTTTTGACATTGATAAGAAAGAAGGCAGTGTAGTCGAATTGCCGGCTACCGGCGGAACCTGGAAAGAGATAGATGCAGCTACGGTAAACTTTGAAAAGAAAGGTTGGCGCGAAGTGGTGCTGAATATTATTTCGGGTGATGCAGACTTGAATTACTTTACAATTGTTGCGGAATAA